The sequence TCGCGCACGGTCCCCCATTGCCGCTCCGACAGGTACGGCCCCCATTTGCGCCAGGGAGCGTCAGCCTGATCGGATTGCAACAGTCGGGCTTGCTCGGCAAGTTTCGAGTCGAGCGGTCGAGTCATGGGCGGAACGCGCGAAAAGCGTGGATCGACGCGATGGCAATCAACCACTAGTGTACCGCGCCGCGAACCGCGAGTGGGCAAGGGGCGATTCACATTAACCCCCGGTCAATGACCGGGGGTTAATGACATCTCGCGGCGAAAAACTACGCCAAAATGTCTTTCGCCACGTGGCCGGCCACGTCGGTCAGCCGGAAGTCACGCCCGGCATAGCGGAACGTGAGCCTGAGGTGGTCGAGCCCCAGCAAGTGCAGAATCGTGGCGTGCAAGTCATGGATGTGCAGCTTGTTCTCGACGGCGAAATAGCCATAGTCGTCCGTCGCCCCGTAGGCCATGCCGCCACGCACGCCGGCGCCCGCCAGCCACATCGTGAACCCGTACGGGTTGTGATCGCGCCCGTCGTTGCCTTCGGCCGTCGGGGTGCGACCGAACTCGCCACCCCACACGACTAGCGTGTCTTTCAGCAAGCCGCGCGCCTTGAGGTCGGTCAAGAAACCAGCGATTGGCTTGTCGACCTCCGAGGCGTTCTTGGTGTGACCCTGGTACAAGTTGCCGTGTTGGTCCCATTGGACTTCGCTGTCGCTATGCGTGACCTGCACGAAGCGGACGCCATTTTCCAGAAACCGCCGCGCCATCAGGCATTGCCGGCCGAAGTTCTCGGTGATCGGGTCGTCGATGCCGTACAACGATCGGGTTGCGTCGCTTTCGCTGGCCAGATTCTGAATCTCGGGCATCACGCCCTGCATCCGATAGGCCAACTCAAAGGAGTTGATCCGCCCTTCGAGCGCCTGGTCCGTCGGACTCGTGGCCAGATGCTCGCGATTCATCGCGGCAATCAAGTCGAGTTGCTGGCGCTGCTCTTTGGCGCTGAGTCGCGAGTTTTGAATGTGCTTGACCATCGCCTGGGCCGCGCTCGTCGAGGCGTTGCCGATCGGCGTCCCCTGACAATAGGCCGGCAGGAACGACGCGCCCCAATTGTTCACGCCGCCGTGGGCCAGGGTGGGGCAAATGGTGATGAAGGCCGGCAGGTTCTTGTTCTCGGTCCCCAGGCCATAGGTGATCCACGAGCCCATGCTGGGGCGCACGAACTGGTCGCTGCCGGTGTGCAGCTTCAACAGCGCGCCGCCGTGCGCGGGATTCGTCCCGTGGACCGAGCGCAAGATGCACAAGTCGTCCACGTGCTGGGCCACGTGCGGGAACAAATCGCTCACCGGCAGGCCGCTCTCGCCGTACTGGTGAAACTTCCACGGCGACTTGAGCAGATTGCCTTGCTTGGCGAAGGTGACCCGCGGCAGCTCGAACGGGGGCGGCTTGCCATGATCGCGGTCCAACATCGGCTTGGGGTCGAACGTATCGACGTGCGACGGGCCCCCCTTCATGAACAGAAACACGACGCGCTTCGCTCGCGCGGGGAAGTGGGGCGCCTTCGCGGCCAGCGGATCGCCCGGTGCCGCCGGCTTGGCCGCCGCGCGGGCCTGTTGCTCGGCGAACGCTTCGTCCCCCAGCATCGCGGCCAGGGCCAGGTGTCCAAAGCCGACGGCCGAAGTCCGCAGCAGTGTACGGCGCGAGCAGCCACAATGTTCGTGGGCCATTGCTACCTCACGTAGATGAATTCGTTGCTGGCCAACAGTCCGTGGCAGAGCAAAGCCCAGGCGTGCAGTTCAGCGGCCGCGGCGCGCCGCGCGTCGTCGGTCGACGCACCACGCAACTGGGCGACAAACTTCAAGGCCCGGTCCAACTCGCCGCGCGTCGGTGCCCGGCCAAACGCCGTGTAATAGGCGCGGCGCACGCGGCTGGCCGGATCGTGCTCGGTGTCCAACAGTCGGCGGGCCCAGACGTCGGCCGAGTCCATCACCAGCTCGGCGTTCAACATCCACAGCGCCTGCGGCGCGACGACCGTGCAGTTCCGGTTGCCAGTCGGGACCGTCGGGTCAGGAAAGTCGAACTGCTCGAACAACGTGTACAGGTTGTTGCGAATCACGGGCAGGTAAACCGCTCGGCGCAAGCTGTCGTACTTGGTCCGATCGATCGAGGTGTGATCGAATACGAACTGCCGGTTCCGCAGCGGCACCGTCTTGCCGCCGATCCGTTGTTCAAGTCGGCCGCTGACCGCCAGAATGGCGTCGCGAATCTCCTCGGCTTCCAACCGTTGCTGCCGCCATTTCCACAGCAGCTTGTTCTCGGGATCGATCACGGCGCACTCGGCCTCGCGCGGATGACGCGAGGCCATCTGATACGTATTCGAGCGCATGATCAGCCGGTGCAAATCCTTGGTCGACCAGCCCGCGGTGGCAAAGTGCCGGGCCAGCCAATCGAGCAACTCGGGATGGGTCGGCCGGTCGCCGAGTTGGCCAAAGTTGTCGGTCGAGCCGACAATGCCAGCGCCAAAATGCCACCGCCAGATCCGATTCACGTACACGCGCGCGGTCAACGGGTGTTCCAGGTCGGCCATCCAGTTGGCCAGTTCCAGCCGACCACTCTGCTCGGCCGAGAACGAGTTCGTCGCTGCGGCCGAAGTGCCCGCCCCGCTCGACGAACCGAACGAGACCTGCATCACTTGTGGGAAACCGCGGGGCACGGCCTTGCCCAGGTTGCGGTGGCTGCCGCGGATGTGAATCGGCAGTTCGTTCACCACCTTGCCGTCGGTCACTCCCATTGCCGCTGGCAGGTCGGGCGAGGTGCTTTCCAACACGCGAGCTTCCTCGCTCAGCCGGTGATACTCGGCCAGTGTTTCATCATCGAACGCGAACTCAGGCTTCGGAGGCACCGCCAAGAAACCAGCGTTGTCGTACAGCGCCGCGCGAGCCAGTTCGAGCGCTTCGTCGTCGAGCTTCTTCGCCTTGCCGTCTTTCTTCTTGGCCTCGGCCCACGCCGCTTCGGCCGCCGCGAACTTGAGGCGGTAGTACGAGTCGATTCCGTCGAAATCCTTGGCGGCTACTAGCTCGTGCCAGCGACCAAAGAACGGATCGTCGCGATGATATTCCAGGTGCAACCGACAGTGATGCAAAATGTGCGGGTGCAGCCCCAGCGGCTCGGCAATGGCCGCCACCTGGGTCAGGGGCATGTCGGGCGCGAACTTGGCCGACGCCATCAAATACTCTGTCGCCTTGGCACGCGCGGCGTCGCGCAGCTTGGTGGTCGCCTTCGACTTGAACGACGCGGCCGCCGCTTTCTTGGCCGTGATGGCGGCTTCGACCTTTTTGTTCTCCTCGGTCTCGGCGTCGCTGGCGAAGGTGTGTTCGTTCCAGTGCTTGATCGCGCCGGTCTTCGAGTCGGTAAAGGTTTTGGTGCTTTTGAGGATCGCCGCCAGCGAGTAGTAATCGGTCTGCTTCAACGGATCGAACTTGTGGTCGTGACAGCGGACACAGCCGAGCGTCATCCCCAAAAACACTTTGCCGATGGTGTCAAGCTGCTCGTCGATCGTGTCCATGTCGAGCTTGTCGCGATCCGGCTCGGCCAGCACCTTGGCCCCCAGCACCAGAAAGCCCGTCGCGGTGCGCGACTCTTGATTGGCGTCGGCCAGTAGGTCGCCGGCCAATTGCTCGACCAGGAACCGATCGTACGGCTTGTCCCGGTTAAAGGCGTCGACGACCCAGTCGCGGTAGCGCCAGGCATTGCCAAACGCCAGGTTCTCGTCGAGCCCGTTCGAATCGGCGTAGCGGGCCACGTCGAGCCAGTGGCGTCCCCAACGCACGCCGTAATCGGGCGAGGCAAGCAGCCGCTCGACGACGCGGTCGAACGCGTCGGGAACCTGATCGTTCAAGAATGCCTCGACTTCGGCCGGCGTGGGGGGCAGTCCGGTCAGATCGAACGTCGCGCGGCGAATCAGCGTCCGTTTGTCGGCCGGCGGGGCAGGGGAGAGCTTGGCCGCTTCCAGCCGGGCCAGCACGAATGCGTCAATCGGTGTGCGGACCCAGGCGGTGTTTTGCACCGCCGGCAGGTCGGGCTTGCCAACTGGTTGAAACGCCCAGAACTTGCGGCCGTCGTCAATGCTCATACCGACCGGCGCGGGGCCAGAACTCTCCGCCCCCACCCGCGGGTCCGGAGCGCCTTCTTTCACCCAGCGTTCGAGCGTCGCCACTTCGGCGGCGGACAAACGATTCTGGGGCGGCATTTGCAGGTCGGGGTTCTTGTACCGAACGGCCTCGATCAGCCGGCTTTTCTCGGGATCACCCGCCACGAGCGCCGGCCCGGAGTCGCCCCCCTTCATCACGCCGTCGCGCGAATCGAGCAGCAAACCGCCGTTGGCTTCGCGCCCCGCGTGGCATTCATAGCAATGCTGAACCAGGATCGGCCGAACGCTCTTCTCGAAGAACTCCACGCCGGCGGCAGTCGGCTCCGCGGCACTGGCGTGTGACGTGCCGTAAAAGCAGATCGCGAGCGCGGCCCAGGCGGACCAGCACCCGGCGTTCATCCAGCATTGTGATGTCGGTGGTTTGGCTCGCATCGAGAGTCAACTCGCAGTGCGGTTCGATCGATCAATTACGATTTTGGCGCCGGCCCGAACTCGGCGGAAATCCGCTGGGCACACTCCACCACGGCCTGGACGACCTCGGCTTGCTCGTCGGGATCGTCCTTGCGGCACAGGTGCGAGACACACAGCACGCCGAGCAGGCTGTTGCCGCTGCCCAGGATGGCGGTCGCGCAGTCCTTCACGCCCATTACGATCGGGCTGTCGTCGTGGGCATAGCCTTGCTGACGAATCGTCTCGAACTGGGTTTCGAGCGCGCGGACCTTGGCGGCCGGCTCGCCAGCGTGCTTCCAATACTCCTGACGACGATGATCGGGCAGCATGGCCAGCGCGGCCAGGCCGCTGATTCGACGGTGCAACTCGAACGTCGCGCCGATGCGAACCGCCACCAACACGTCGGCGTCCCCTTCGGCCCGGGCGACGACGAGCATGCGATTTTGCGTGACGATGTTCAGGTGGCACGACTCGCGCAGCCGCCGCGCCAGGTGTTCCATGTGGGGCGTCGCGTGCGCAATCAGAAACTGGGTGCTCGCGTGCTGCGAGCCAATCTCGAACAGCTTGGTCGACAACCGATAGAACTGGGCGTCGTCGCGGACCAGGTAGCCGCGCTCTTGCAATCGCACCAGCACGCGGAACAACTCTTGCTTGGTGCGCCCCAGGGCGTCGGCAATGCCGGTCAGGCTCATGCCGTGCGAGGCGTCTGCCAAGAGTTCGAGAATGTCGAGGGCCTTGTCGACCGCGGGAACCTGGTAGGCGCTCGCCTCGCCGGTCGCGGGGCGTTCGGCGCCGTTACGCTCCGAGTTAGCCCGTTCGGCGACGTTACCGTTGGCGGTGGGGTTTTTCTTTCTGGCGGCTTTCATAAAACACAGTTTTATATATGATACTAGCGTGCGTCAAGCGAATTCACGGCCAAACGCGGAACCGCAGCCATGCCAATACATATTCCCACGATCGACGACGTCCGCCGAGCGCAAGTCGTCATCCAGCAGCATCTCTCGCCCGCGCCCCTGGTTCGCTCGTACGCGCTGGAGCAAGCGCTCGGCCTGTCGGGCGGTCGCCGCGTGTGGCTGAAGGATTATGGTTGGACGCCGGTTGGGTCGTTCAAGCTGTTGGGGGCGCTCAACTGGATGGCGGCGCACGCGGCCGAGATCGGCGATCGACCCGTGGCGGCTCACTCGTCAGGCAACTTCGCGGCGGGCATCTCGTACGCCGGAATGAAATACGCCAAGCGCGTGATCGTGGTCATGCCCGACACCGCCTCGCGGACCAAGGCCGAGTTAACCCGCTCGTTCGGCGCCGACATTCGCACGTACAACATCGCCCGCGATCACGAGACCGGCGAGCGCGACCGGCTGACGCACGAGATTGCCGTCGAACTCGGCGCGATCCAGGCGTCCCCCTACGACGACCCGCACGTAATCGCCGGCAACGGCGTCGGCGGCTGGGAGATTGTCGAAGAGCTGCGACGACAGGGGCGCGAGGTGTCGCACTTTGTCTGCCAGGTGAGCGGCGGCGGGCTGATGGCCGGCCACGCCTTGGCGATTGCCGACGGGTTTCCTCGAGCACGCATCATTGGCGTCGAGCCCGAGGGGGCCGACGATTTCCGTCAATCGCTGGCGGCTCGTGAACGCCGGCGCGTCGAGCGGCCGCAGAGCATCTGTGACGGGCTATTGTCGTACGACGTGGGTGAGACGAACTGGCCGATTCTGGCGCGCTGCGTGGCCGAGAGCGTGGTCGTGGACGATCTGTCGACCCGCCGGGCGATGCGCTGGCTCTACCAGTGTCACGGCCTGCGCAGCGAACCCTCGGGGGCGATCACCACGGCCGCGGCGTTAAACGGCACGTTCGACCTGAGCGGTGAAGGGGACGTGGTTTTGGTCCTCAGCGGCCGCAACGCCGACGAGCAAGCGTTCCAAGATTGGATTGCGGTGTAGCAACACTCTCTCCTACTGACTCTCCTACTGAGTTGGCGTGCAATGAAGACGTATTCTGAAAAGTGGCCATATTGACGGCACGGCACATCTGTTGGGGTATTTTGTTTGCCCCCGAGAGAAGTAGTCGTTAAAGTCTGAACATGTGCGTTTCATTCCGCATTCAAGAGGGCACATGATGGCTAAAGAGTGGTATGCCAAAGTCAATGGTTCGCAAGTCGGGCCGCTTGAGCCCTCGGAACTGCGCGCGTTGGCGACGACTCTGCGACTAAAGCGGTCGGATGTGATCAGGAAAGGTGAAGGGGGCCAATGGGTTCCCGCGGAGAAAGTAAAAGGGCTCTTCGATGGAGTGCCCGCGGCTGCTGTCCCGCTGGTAGCTGCAAGTCGGCCTCCTTTGGTGCCGGAAGTAATGCCGAGGAGCGAGCGGCCCCAAGTTCGTCAGGTGTCCCAAGCTGAGCAATATGCCTCCGCGCCCCCAATTCAGGATTTGCCGAGCACCCTTCCTTCTGCATTGGTGCCAGTTCGGACTGCACCCATCGCCCCGGCACAAGTACCTGATGTCCAGCGTGTGCCGTGCCCGATCTGTGGTGAGTCGATTGCCGCCACCGCCGTCAAGTGCCGACATTGTAACGAATACCTTGATGGGCGGCCCAATCCCGCGACCCAGTATCCCCAAGCTATTCAGCAGCCGCAAATCGTGATGATGGCGCCGCAACAGGCAGCGCCGATCAATGTTGTTGTCAATCAGAGTAACGACAATTACATGTCGACCGCGGTGCAGACCAATGTTGGTCGCCACTATAAGCGATGGAGCAAAGGCACTGCGATGGTCTTAAGTTTCTTGTGGCCAGGCTTGGGACAAATTTATAAAGGCGAACTTCTCGGTGGACTTGCCTGGATGTTCTTTGTGGTGGTCGGCTACGCATTCTTAATCATCCCGGGACTGGTGCTTCATCTGTTGTGCATAATTGGCGCCGGCATGGGGAACGAGTACGCATAACTTTCCGGCGACAGTTGCGATTTATCATAGGCGTCGTATGCAAAGTGGCTTTGCTTCCGTAGTGCTCGTGTTGTTGGCCGCTCAAGGAATCCTCTTTGGCGCCGAACCACCTGCTGGCTTTCAACCGATCTTCAATGGCCGCGATCTGGCGGGTTGGCACGGCTTGAACCCTCACTCGGTCACCAAGTTGCAAGGCGAGAAGCTGGGCGCGGCGCTGAAAAAAATGCGCGACGAGTTTTCCAGCCACTGGCGGGTCGAGAACGGCGAACTGGTGAATGATGGGACCGGGCCGTACGCCACGACCGACCAGGAGTTCGGCGACATCGAACTACTGATCGAATACCGGACGGTTGCCGGGGCCGACAGCGGCATCTATCTGCGCGGCTGTCCCCAGGTGCAAATCTGGGACACCCATCAACCGAGCGTGGTCGACAAGCCGGATCGGAATCCGAACCTGGGCTCGGGGGGCTTGTTCAACAACACGCCGCGCACGCCGGGGCGCGACCCGTTGGTCCTGGCCGACAAGCCGTTCGGCGAGTGGAACGCGTTTCGCATCAAGCAAGCCGGCTCACGGACGTGGGTTTGGCTGAATAACAAGCTGGTGGTCGACGGCGCGGTATTGGAGAACTATTACGACCGGACCAAGCCGATTCCAGCACGTGGGCCGATCATGCTGCAAACCCACGGGGGCGAGATTCGCTGGCGGAACATTATGGTCCGCGAACTCGGCGCGGAGGAAGCGGCCGATTTGATTCGCCAGGCCGAAGCCAAGAGCAAGGGGTAGGGGCGCGCTGGGGTAATTACCCCCGTGGCTGGATCGCGCTGAATTGCCAGCGCGATCGGCCCAGCTTTTTGACGCCGCTTGCCGACCGTTTATATTGACGCCGTTCCTCTTTCTTTTTTCGTGACAGAGGCTCGGGCAATGAAGCGCTTCTTGGTGGTGGCGTGCGCGTGTTGGGCAATTGGTCTCGGAGTCGCCGAGACCCAAGAGCCGGCCAGCAAGTCCGCCGCCGAAACACGGATGAACGTCCTGTTCATTGCCATCGACGACCTGCGGCCAGAACTGGGCTGCTACGGCGTGCCGTATATCAAGACGCCGGCGATGGACCGGCTGGCCGCGTCGGGCACCTTGTTCGAGCGGGCCTATTGCCAACAGTCGGTCTGCAATCCGTCGCGAGCCAGTCTGCTGTCGGGTTGCCGTCCGGCCACCACCAAAGTCGTGGTCAACAACGTCAACCTGTTGACGGCCATGCCCAACGTGGTGACTCTACCGCGATTGTTCAAGGACCAAGGGTATCACACCGTCTCGATCGGCAAGATATTTCACATCGAAGAGAAGGTGACTGACGACGCGCAGGCCTGGAGCGAGCCGTCGTTCATGCACAAGCCTGGCATCAAGTCCTGGTACACGCCCGAGTCGTTGGACCTGATTCGCCAGCGTCCCGCCGAGATGAAGACGGCCAGCAAGCTCGCCGACAACAAGGCAGCGCGCCGCGGGCCGCCGTTCGAGGCGGCCGACCTGCCCGACAGCGCTTACAACGATCACGCCCTGGCCGAGCGGGCGGTGCAAGCGCTTGAACATGTGAAGGGAAAGCCGTTCTTTTTGGCCGTTGGTTTTTCAAAGCCGCACCTGCCATTTTGCTGCCCCCAGAAATACTTCGACCTGTACCCGCTCGACACAATCGAGTTGCCCCAGAACCGGGCGCTTCCCGCCGGGGTGCCAGCCGTGGCGGGGCACGATTGGTACGAGTTGCGGACTTATGCCTCGGTGCCGCCCCGTGGGCCGATCAGCGACGAGATGGCCCGGCGGTTGATCCAAGGGTATCGCGCTTGTACGAGTTTCGTCGATGCGCAAATCGGGCTGGTCCTCGACGAACTCGATCGACAAGGGCTGCGCGATTCGACGATCGTCGTCCTGTGGGGAGATCATGGCTATCACCTGGGCGAGCACGACATCTGGACCAAGATGACGAACTTCGAGTTGGCCACGCGCGTCCCCCTGATCGTGCGTGTGCCGGGCCGGCCCGCGGGTCAGCGCGCCCGCGGCATCGTCGAGTTGCTTGATCTGTACCCGACGCTGGCCGAGTTGTGCGCGCTGCCAGCGCCGCCACAACTGGAAGGAAAGAGCTTCGCGTCGCTGCTCAATGACGCTTCGTTGCCTGGCAAGAAGGTCGCCCTCAGCGAGTACACCCGCCCGAAACAAGCGCGGGGTGTCTCGGTTCGCTCCGATAAGTTCCGCTACACCCAATGGCACGACCTGAAAGGGAAGCTTCTTGGCAGCGAGCTGTACGATGAGGTCGCCGACCCGGGCGAGAATACGAACCTGATTGACAACCCGAAGTATGCCGACGAGGCGGCTCGGCTGGCGCTTGAACTCGACGAGAATCATCCCTTCCCAGGCTCGGATTTCGGCGGTACGAAGTAAGTTTCTGGCCGACGAGGTTGGGCCACGCTATAACGGATCGGCCGATCGCCACGCGCTGGCCAACTTCCAGGTGGCCCGGCTGTGATGAAGGCTCCCGCCCCGTTACTCGCCGAATTCCCCTTTCCTGATCGAAGGATTGGTATCTGATGTCGCGTCGTTTCAAAGAGATTTTGGCCGCGGGGGAGCTGGCCCGCGTCTTTTGTGTGGGACGCTTGCCCACGACCGTGACGGTCGATCTGTTCGCGCTGGCCGGCGGGTTTGCCGGCTTTTGGATCGACCAGGAGCACGTCGGCCTCACCTGGCAAGAAGTGCAAACCTTGTCGGTGGCGGCGCGGGCCAACGGGCTCGACTGTTTCGTCCGCATGGCCCCGACCGACTATGCGGCCGTGACCCAGAATCTGGAAGCCGGCGCTGGCGGCGTGATGGCGGCGCAAATCCAGTCGGCCGCGCACGCCGAGCAATTCGTGCAGTGGGCCAAGTTCGCGCCGCGCGGCTTGCGCGGACTGAACACCCAGGGGCGCGACGCCAACTACACGCACAAGCCGCCGATTCAGTTCGCCGCCGACGCCAATCGAGAGAACTTCGTGGCGATTCAGATCGAGACGCTCGGCTCGCTCGACGAGGTGGAACAGATTGCCGCGCTGGCCGACGTGGACCTGCTGTTCGTCGGGCCGAGCGATTTGTCGCAGGCCCTGGGCGTGCTGGGCCAGTTCGATCATCCCAAGTTGTGGGAAGGCATCGAGCGGATCGCACGCGCGTGCAAGGCCCACGGCAAGCACTGGGGCACGGTGCCGGCCGATCCCAAGTTCGCCGACCGATGTTACGAGTTGGGTTGCCGGATGGTCAGCATCGCGCCCGACGTTCGCGCGCTGCGGCTGGGCATCGACGCTGCCAAGACGGCGTACGGGTCGTTGTTCCAGAAGTAGTCCACGCAGGGGAGCGAACCGTGCGTCGATTGGCGATCTGTTTCCTGGGGATGCTAATTTTGCTCGGCGCAGGGCGCAGCGCGACGGCCGGTGTGCTACGCGCCGGCGCGGCCAAGGCTGACGTCAGCCCGCGCACGCTGCCGGCCATTCGCAACGGCGGGTTCCTCGAAGTGGTTGATGACAAGGTGCTCGACCCCTTGCACGCTCGGGCCTTGGTGCTCGACGACGGCAGCGAGCGGCTGGCGATCGTGGTGGTCGACAGTTGCATGATGCCGCGCGAGCTGTGCGACCAGGCCAAGGCGCTGGCCGCGGCGGGGACCAAGCTGCGGCGCGAGCGGATATTGATTTCCGCCACCCACACGCACAGCGCGCCGAGCGTGATGGACTTTACGCTGGGCGCTCGTGCCGATCGAGCTTACACCGAATACCTGCCCGGCAAGATTGCCGAGGCGATCGTCGAAGCCGACCGTCGGTTGGTGCCTGCCGAGTGGGGGCACACGTCATTTCACGCGCCGAACCACACGCATTGCCGCCGCTGGATTCATCAGCCCGATAAAATCGATGTCGACCCGTTCGGTGACCGCACCGTCCGGGCGATGATGCACCCTGGCTATCAGAACCCGGCCTATGTTGGACCGTCGGGACCGGTCGACGACGAGTTGTCGTTGCTGGCGATTCGTTCGATCGACGGCGCGCCGATCGCCTTGCTGGCGAACTATTCGATGCACTACTTCGGCGTCGGTCGCGGCTTTTCGGCCGATTACTTCGGTCGCTTCTGCGATCTGGTCGAAGCCCGCGATGGGGCGGACGCTGCCGCGCGAGCCAAGAACGCGCCAGCGCCCGTGGCGATCATGTCGCAGGGCACGAGCGGCGACTTGCACTGGATGGATTACAGCCAGTCCAAGCGCGCGATCACCATCGACGAATACGCCAGCCAGGTGGCGGCACTAACGCTCGAAGCGCGCCAGCGCGTAGAGTATCGCCGCGAGGTGTCGCTGGCCATGGCCGAACGGACGATTGAGCTAGGGCGCAGGCTGCCGAGCCCCGAACGCCTGGCCTGGGCGCGTCCGTTGAACGAAGCCCGTGGCGAGCGGCGGCCCAAGGACCGGCCCGAGGTCTATGCCGAGCAGGCGGTCTATCTGCACGAGCATCCGACCGAGACACTGGTGTTGCAGGCGGCGCGGATCGGCGATGTGGGCATCACC is a genomic window of Planctomycetota bacterium containing:
- a CDS encoding PSD1 domain-containing protein, which codes for MNAGCWSAWAALAICFYGTSHASAAEPTAAGVEFFEKSVRPILVQHCYECHAGREANGGLLLDSRDGVMKGGDSGPALVAGDPEKSRLIEAVRYKNPDLQMPPQNRLSAAEVATLERWVKEGAPDPRVGAESSGPAPVGMSIDDGRKFWAFQPVGKPDLPAVQNTAWVRTPIDAFVLARLEAAKLSPAPPADKRTLIRRATFDLTGLPPTPAEVEAFLNDQVPDAFDRVVERLLASPDYGVRWGRHWLDVARYADSNGLDENLAFGNAWRYRDWVVDAFNRDKPYDRFLVEQLAGDLLADANQESRTATGFLVLGAKVLAEPDRDKLDMDTIDEQLDTIGKVFLGMTLGCVRCHDHKFDPLKQTDYYSLAAILKSTKTFTDSKTGAIKHWNEHTFASDAETEENKKVEAAITAKKAAAASFKSKATTKLRDAARAKATEYLMASAKFAPDMPLTQVAAIAEPLGLHPHILHHCRLHLEYHRDDPFFGRWHELVAAKDFDGIDSYYRLKFAAAEAAWAEAKKKDGKAKKLDDEALELARAALYDNAGFLAVPPKPEFAFDDETLAEYHRLSEEARVLESTSPDLPAAMGVTDGKVVNELPIHIRGSHRNLGKAVPRGFPQVMQVSFGSSSGAGTSAAATNSFSAEQSGRLELANWMADLEHPLTARVYVNRIWRWHFGAGIVGSTDNFGQLGDRPTHPELLDWLARHFATAGWSTKDLHRLIMRSNTYQMASRHPREAECAVIDPENKLLWKWRQQRLEAEEIRDAILAVSGRLEQRIGGKTVPLRNRQFVFDHTSIDRTKYDSLRRAVYLPVIRNNLYTLFEQFDFPDPTVPTGNRNCTVVAPQALWMLNAELVMDSADVWARRLLDTEHDPASRVRRAYYTAFGRAPTRGELDRALKFVAQLRGASTDDARRAAAAELHAWALLCHGLLASNEFIYVR
- a CDS encoding DUF4339 domain-containing protein, which produces MAKEWYAKVNGSQVGPLEPSELRALATTLRLKRSDVIRKGEGGQWVPAEKVKGLFDGVPAAAVPLVAASRPPLVPEVMPRSERPQVRQVSQAEQYASAPPIQDLPSTLPSALVPVRTAPIAPAQVPDVQRVPCPICGESIAATAVKCRHCNEYLDGRPNPATQYPQAIQQPQIVMMAPQQAAPINVVVNQSNDNYMSTAVQTNVGRHYKRWSKGTAMVLSFLWPGLGQIYKGELLGGLAWMFFVVVGYAFLIIPGLVLHLLCIIGAGMGNEYA
- a CDS encoding DUF1080 domain-containing protein, coding for MQSGFASVVLVLLAAQGILFGAEPPAGFQPIFNGRDLAGWHGLNPHSVTKLQGEKLGAALKKMRDEFSSHWRVENGELVNDGTGPYATTDQEFGDIELLIEYRTVAGADSGIYLRGCPQVQIWDTHQPSVVDKPDRNPNLGSGGLFNNTPRTPGRDPLVLADKPFGEWNAFRIKQAGSRTWVWLNNKLVVDGAVLENYYDRTKPIPARGPIMLQTHGGEIRWRNIMVRELGAEEAADLIRQAEAKSKG
- a CDS encoding sulfatase gives rise to the protein MKRFLVVACACWAIGLGVAETQEPASKSAAETRMNVLFIAIDDLRPELGCYGVPYIKTPAMDRLAASGTLFERAYCQQSVCNPSRASLLSGCRPATTKVVVNNVNLLTAMPNVVTLPRLFKDQGYHTVSIGKIFHIEEKVTDDAQAWSEPSFMHKPGIKSWYTPESLDLIRQRPAEMKTASKLADNKAARRGPPFEAADLPDSAYNDHALAERAVQALEHVKGKPFFLAVGFSKPHLPFCCPQKYFDLYPLDTIELPQNRALPAGVPAVAGHDWYELRTYASVPPRGPISDEMARRLIQGYRACTSFVDAQIGLVLDELDRQGLRDSTIVVLWGDHGYHLGEHDIWTKMTNFELATRVPLIVRVPGRPAGQRARGIVELLDLYPTLAELCALPAPPQLEGKSFASLLNDASLPGKKVALSEYTRPKQARGVSVRSDKFRYTQWHDLKGKLLGSELYDEVADPGENTNLIDNPKYADEAARLALELDENHPFPGSDFGGTK
- a CDS encoding DUF1501 domain-containing protein, which gives rise to MAHEHCGCSRRTLLRTSAVGFGHLALAAMLGDEAFAEQQARAAAKPAAPGDPLAAKAPHFPARAKRVVFLFMKGGPSHVDTFDPKPMLDRDHGKPPPFELPRVTFAKQGNLLKSPWKFHQYGESGLPVSDLFPHVAQHVDDLCILRSVHGTNPAHGGALLKLHTGSDQFVRPSMGSWITYGLGTENKNLPAFITICPTLAHGGVNNWGASFLPAYCQGTPIGNASTSAAQAMVKHIQNSRLSAKEQRQQLDLIAAMNREHLATSPTDQALEGRINSFELAYRMQGVMPEIQNLASESDATRSLYGIDDPITENFGRQCLMARRFLENGVRFVQVTHSDSEVQWDQHGNLYQGHTKNASEVDKPIAGFLTDLKARGLLKDTLVVWGGEFGRTPTAEGNDGRDHNPYGFTMWLAGAGVRGGMAYGATDDYGYFAVENKLHIHDLHATILHLLGLDHLRLTFRYAGRDFRLTDVAGHVAKDILA
- a CDS encoding IclR family transcriptional regulator is translated as MKAARKKNPTANGNVAERANSERNGAERPATGEASAYQVPAVDKALDILELLADASHGMSLTGIADALGRTKQELFRVLVRLQERGYLVRDDAQFYRLSTKLFEIGSQHASTQFLIAHATPHMEHLARRLRESCHLNIVTQNRMLVVARAEGDADVLVAVRIGATFELHRRISGLAALAMLPDHRRQEYWKHAGEPAAKVRALETQFETIRQQGYAHDDSPIVMGVKDCATAILGSGNSLLGVLCVSHLCRKDDPDEQAEVVQAVVECAQRISAEFGPAPKS
- a CDS encoding host specificity protein, translating into MSRRFKEILAAGELARVFCVGRLPTTVTVDLFALAGGFAGFWIDQEHVGLTWQEVQTLSVAARANGLDCFVRMAPTDYAAVTQNLEAGAGGVMAAQIQSAAHAEQFVQWAKFAPRGLRGLNTQGRDANYTHKPPIQFAADANRENFVAIQIETLGSLDEVEQIAALADVDLLFVGPSDLSQALGVLGQFDHPKLWEGIERIARACKAHGKHWGTVPADPKFADRCYELGCRMVSIAPDVRALRLGIDAAKTAYGSLFQK
- a CDS encoding threonine/serine dehydratase; this translates as MPIHIPTIDDVRRAQVVIQQHLSPAPLVRSYALEQALGLSGGRRVWLKDYGWTPVGSFKLLGALNWMAAHAAEIGDRPVAAHSSGNFAAGISYAGMKYAKRVIVVMPDTASRTKAELTRSFGADIRTYNIARDHETGERDRLTHEIAVELGAIQASPYDDPHVIAGNGVGGWEIVEELRRQGREVSHFVCQVSGGGLMAGHALAIADGFPRARIIGVEPEGADDFRQSLAARERRRVERPQSICDGLLSYDVGETNWPILARCVAESVVVDDLSTRRAMRWLYQCHGLRSEPSGAITTAAALNGTFDLSGEGDVVLVLSGRNADEQAFQDWIAV